The sequence AGGGCGGGCTGCTCAACGTGAACGCCGCGGCGGAAGAGGTGCTGCGCCTGCGGCTGGACGAGGGCGGGGACGCGCTGGGCCGCGTGGAGCCGGAGGTGCGCGCCGTGCTGGAGCGCGTGCGAGCCCACGTCGTGGGCGGAAGGGGCGCGTACCAGCCGCGCGGCTACGAGGAGGCCGTGCGCGTGGAGGCCTCTCCGGAAGGCGTCCGGTGGCTGCTGCCAAGAGGCAGCCCGGTGCACGGCGAGACGGGGGACGTGGTGGGCGCCACGCTCATCCTCCAGGACGTGACGCGGCTGCGGCGCTTCGACGAATTGAAGAACGACCTGGTGGCCACGGTGGCGCACGAGTTCCGCACGCCGCTCACGTCGCTGCGCATGGCCATCCACCTGGTGGCGGAGGGCGTGGTGGGGCAGGTGACGGAGAAGCAGGCGGATCTGCTCTTCGCGGCGCGCGAGGACTGCGAGCGATTGCAGGTCATCGTGGACGACCTGCTGGACCTGTCGCGCATCCAGTCCGGGCAGCTCCAGTTGGACGTGCGGGAGGTGCGCACGGAGGAGCTGGTGGAGCACGCGCTGGCCGCGCAGCGCACGCTGGCGGAGGACCGGGGCGTGCGCCTGTCGCAATCCCTGTCACCGGACGTGGAGACGGTGCGAGTGGATCCGGACCGGCTGCACTTGGTGTTGAGCAACCTGGTGGGCAACGGCGTGAAGCACACGCCCCCGGAAGGAGAGGTGTCGGTGCGCGTGTCCCGCGAGGAGGCGCACGTGCGCTTCGAGGTGCGCGACACCGGCGAAGGCATCCCCGCCCAGGAGCAGGCGCGCATCTTCGAGAAGTTCTACCGCGCCCCGGGAGCCCCCGTGGGAGGCGCGGGCCTGGGCCTGTCCATCGCCCGCGACATCGTCCAGGCCCACGGCGGCGAGCTGGGCGTGGTGAGCACGCCCGGCCAGGGCAGCACCTTCTGGTTCACGCTGCCGCAGCCCGGGCAGGACTGAAGCGGCGTCACACCGGCGCGGACGTCTCCAATTGGCGCATCGCTTCGCGGCGTGCATCGGACGCGGAGCGGATGATTTCATCGCTGGACAGGCCGAACGCGCTCGAGTCCATTTTGCGCAGCCGGGGCAGCACCGCGCGCTCCTCCTCCGCCATGTGCTGCGCCACCACCGCCTCCAACTGGTGCACGGTGGCCTCGCGGCGGCGCGCGTCGTGGCGGACATGCAACAGGTCGGAGAGCAGTTGGGTCATCTCCCCGTGCTCCTCCACCGCGAAGTCGATGCTCGGCCCGTCGACGACGCCTCGCGCGACGGGATACACCCAGCGCTCCTCGATGGCGCTGTGCAGGGTGAGCGTTTCGGCCAGGCGCAGACAGAGCTGCGGCTTCTCGTCGTCCGGGGCGTGGCGCCAGGCTTCGAAGAGGGCCTCCGCGTCGCGGTGCTGCTGGATGAGCACGTCGATGAGGTTCATGACGAGCCACGGTCTTCACGCGCGCGCAGGGGCGCAATCCACTCGGGAGGGCGAGTGTTCCTGTCCGCCTCGGCCTCCAGTGCCAGGCCTGCATGCACTGGCGCACACCTGCGCGCGCGTCACGCCTCCGGCTTCGCGTCCGCTTCGTACTTCTTGCGCTTGCGCCACAGCGTGGACGCGTCGATGCCCAAGAGCCGCGCCGCCTCGTCCAGCGTCGGCACGGAGGCCATCACGCGCAGGATGTGCTCGCGCTCCACCTCCTCCAGCGTGTGCGGCCCGCCCAGGCTCACCCCCGGCCCCACCGCGGACGCGATGCGCTCCGGGAACGCCTGCGGCTCCACCACGCCGGACGCGCCCACGATGAGCGCCCGCTCCAGCGCGTTGCGCAATTCACGCACGTTGCCCGGCCACGCGTAGGCCCGCAGCATCGCCTCCGTGGCGGGCGACAGCTCCGGGGCCGGACGCTGCGCGGCCTTCGCGAAGAAGGCGACGAAGCGGCGTGCCAGCGGGATGAGGTCCTCCGGCCGCTCGCGCAGGGAGGGGAGCTTCACCTCCAGGACGTTCAACCGGTACATCAGGTCCTCGCGGAAGCGTCCCTCCGCCACGTCCTTCTCCAGGTCGCGGTGCGTGGCCGCCACCACGCGCACGTCCGCCTTGCGCGTGCGTGACTCGCCCAGCCGCTCGAACTGCTTCTCCTGGAGGAAGCGCAGCAACTGCGCCTGGAGCGACGGGCTCATCTCCGCCACTTCATCCAGGAAGAGCGTGCCCCCTTCCGCCTGCTCCACGCGCCCCGGCTGGTCCTTCACCGCGCCCGTGAAGGCGCCTCGCGCGTGGCCGAACAGCTCGCTCGCCAGTAACTGCTCGGACAGGGTGGGGCAGTTGATGGTGACGAAGGGCCGCTTGCGCCGCGCGCTCATGGAGTGCAGCGCCCGCGCGAGCACCCCCTTGCCCGTGCCGCTCTCCCCGCGCAGCAGCACCGCCGCGTCGGACGTGGCCGCGCGCGTGATGAAGCCGATGGCCGCGTGCATGGCCGGCGACGCCGTCTCCAGCGTGGCTTCCGGCACCGCCTGCGCCAGCTGTCCCTCCAGGTCCCCCAGGTGCGAGGACAGCTCGCGCTGCGCCTTCGCGCGCTCCAGCACGTGGCGGATCTGCGCGGGGGTGAAAGGCTTGGGCAGGTAGTCGCGCGCGCCGCGCTTCACCGCCTCCACGGCCGTGTCGAACGTCGCGTAGGCAGTGATGAGGATGACGTCCAATGCCGGTGACTCGGCGAGCAGGCGGGGCAGCAGCTCCAGGCCGGACGCGTTGCCCAGCCGCAGGTCGACGAACGCCAGGTCCGCCGGCCCCTGGGCGAGTGCGGCGAGCGCGGCCTCCGGTGTCGCGGCCTCGCGCACCTCACAGCCCAGGCCCTCCAGACACACGCGCAGGGTGTGGCGGATGTTTCGCTCGTCGTCCACCACGAGCACCCGCATGGGTCGCTCCGCCGCCTCTGCACTGGCACGCACTTCCATGGTCCCAGTCTAAGAGCATGCCGTGTGCCGGGCCCGTCTGTCGGATGCCGGGCGGCGCGAACGACGACAGGGCAGCGCATCCCGCACGGTGTGCCCCGGAAGGCGGTTGCAAGGTGCAACGCGGGACGGGCTGGTGTCTGCTGCGCACGAGGCCGTGCGGCTGGCACGCGCCATGGATGGAAGGGAGCCCATGCGCAACGAAGGGACGCCTCCGGATGAAGGGGGCGATGACAAGAACATCTTCGCGAAGGAGCTGGCCCCGCCGCCCAGCATCTGGCTGCGCAAGGGCACCTGGCTGGGGCTCGTCTTCGTGATGCTCGTGGGTGCCTTCGTCTGGCTCCAGGGCGGAGAGAACCGCGCGCTGGACGCCATGGCCCCCTCTCAGCGCGAGGCCCTCTTCACGGAGACCCGCGACGAGTTCCGCCTGCTGTGCCTGGCCGACGGCGGCGCCTCGCGCTGGCCCAAGAAGTGCGCCCGGCACGCGGAGTTCCTCACCCGCTTCTCCGAGTGCGACGCCGCCTGCCGCGCCGAGGTGACGCCCTTCCTCCCGCAGCCCACGCGCTGAGCGCGACGCGCTCCTTGTCACCGGCACCCTCCGTGAAGCCCGAGCACCGCGGGCGCGGACGGCGGGTTCGTCCACCCCCCCCGACCCGCACACCGCGTCGGGGCTGCCGGACGGCTGGAATGATCGCGCCTGGCTGCTCGCCAGGTCTCCCCGGCTGACGTGCGGCGTCCTCCGCCACGGGTCCCACCTGTCAGGATGAAGTGTCCCGCATGACCCTGCGGGGCAATGCCGACTCGTTTGCAGGATATTTCAAGGGACGCGGGCTTGAGTCGGGGGGAGAGGTGTTGTCTATCCTACGTGTCCCAGACAAGGCCTCGGCCGTCGGGGGGCCCGGTTGGGCCGCGGAAGGATGAGCGACAATGAGCTGGCGCAGCAGGCCCGGCGCGGATGCACGACCGCGCTTCATCGGGATGGGTGACGTGGGCCCGCGAGGGGGTGCGTGATGGCGTTGAGGCTCAAGCAGAAGATGATGGTGCTGCCGGTGGTGGCGGCGGTGTTCCTGGTGGCCATCGTGGCGGTGACGGTGGTGCTGGGCTCGCGCACGCGGAACGCCTCCGAGCGCATCGGCTCCAGCCTGGCGCCGTCGGTGAGTCAGGCGCAGACGTCGCGCGCGGGCTTCGCGGCCCTGCACCAGGACGTGGGCGACGCGGTGGCGCTGCACGCGGTGAAGCAGCAGACGCTGGACGCGCAGGTGACGGAGCTCAACAAGGGATTCGAGGCGCTGCGCGCGCTGCCGGACGTGGACGGTCCGAAGGTGCAGGCGCTGCAGGACGCCTTCACGCGCTACTGGCAGGAGGCGTCGCAGGTGGTGGCGCTGGCGGCCCGGAACGACACGAGCGCGGAGAACGCGCTCGGGAAGCTGGAGCCCGCGTACCGCGAGGTGCATTCCGGCCTGGAATCCATCACGGCGCAGCAGGAGGCGTCGCAGCGCGAGGCCTTCATGGAGGTGTCATCGCTGCACGGCACGACGCTGACGTGGGTGCTGGTGCTGTCGGTGGCGTGCATCCTGGCGCTCGCGGTGGCCACGGTGTGGCTCTTGCGCGAGGTGACGACGCCGCTGGCCCGGCTGACGGCGACGGCGACGCGCATCGTGCGGGAGGGCAACCTGTCGCTGGCCATCGACACCAGCGCGCAGGACGAGGTGGGCGAGCTGGCGCGCAGCATCCAGACGCTGATGACGCGGCTGGGCGCGGTGCCCAACACGCTGCACTCGGTGGTGACGGAGCTGACGGCGGCGGCGGCGCGGCTGAACGCGGCGAGCCACGAGCAGCTCAACTTCCTGACCAGCCAGTCGCGCAGCCTGACGGAGGCCAGCTCCACCATCGCGGAGATCGCCCAGACGTCCGGCATGGCGGCCAGCCGCGCGGAGATGGTGTTGAAGGTGGCGGCGCAGGCGGACGCGTACAGCGCGTCCGGTCAGGTGTCCATCGAGCGCAGCGCGGAGGGCTTGCAGCAGATCCGCGCGCGGGTGGGCGCGCTGGTGGGGAGCATCGGCGTGCTGTCCGAGCAGGCGGTGCACGCGGGTGAAATCATCGGCAGCGTGAAGGACCTGGCGGACCAGTCCAACGTGCTCGCGTTGAACGCGGCCATCGAGGCGGCGCGAGCGGGCGAGGAGGGCCGGGGCTTCGCGGTGGTGGCGAAGGAGATGCGGGCGCTCAGCAGCCAGTCGCTGCAGAGCACGCAGCGCATCGGGAAGATCCTCCTGGAGATCAACCAGGCCATCCGCGAGACGGTGGGCATCGCGGAAGGGGACAGCCAGAAGATGGAGGAGGGCATCGAGCAGGTGCTGGCCTCCGCGTCGACGCTGAAGGACATCACCCAGGTGGTGCAGGAGAGCAGCCAGGCGGCGCGGCAGATCGTCGCCTCGGTGACGCAGCAGAACGCGGGCATCACGCAGATGACGGAAGTGGTGACGCAGCTGTCGGAGATGATGAGCGACGTGGTGATGGCCACGAGCAACGCCGAGCAGGCGGTGGGGCAGATCAACACGTCCCTGGGAAAGCTCCAGGAGCTCTCCACCACCTTCCGCGTCTAGCCCTCCGCGAAGCCAGGTCAGCAGGGCCCACGGGCCGCTCCAGATGCACGGAGCGGCCCGTCGTGTTTCAGACGCCCTGACGTCACTCGCCCTGCATCAGGCCCGTGATGCGGCCGTCCGGGTGGACGGTGACGCGGCGGGCGGCGGGTTCGCGGGGGAGGCCCGGCATTGTGAGCAGCTCTCCCGTCAAGGCCACCAGGAAGCCAGCTCCCGCGGACAGGCGCACCTCTCGCACCGTCAGCGTGAAGCCCCGGGGCCGGCCCGTCTTCGTCGGGTCGTCTGACAGCGACAGGTGCGTCTTCGCCATGCACACCGGCAGCCCCGCGCCTCCCAGCGCCCGCGCCGTCTCCAGGTCCTTGCGCGCCCCCGGCGTGAAGGCCACGTCGTCCGCGCCGTACACCGTGCGCGCGATGGCGCGGATCTTCTCCTCCGGCGTCTGGTCCAGCTCGTAGAGGAAGCGCGGCTTCGGCGGCGCCGCGTCCGTCGCGTCCAGCATCGCCAGCACCGTGTCCGCCAGCTCCAGCGAACCCTCACCGCCCTTGCCGAAGCCCTCGCACACGGCGATGCCCACGTTGCGCGCCTTCGCGAACGCGCGCAGCTCGTCCAGCTCGCTCTCCGTGTCCT comes from Corallococcus macrosporus and encodes:
- a CDS encoding HAMP domain-containing sensor histidine kinase, coding for MTLRSRLLLAQVPLVLALLFLGTTAVITLARVGRSGQQVLEDNYRSVLATQRITEQLERMDSAALFIIAGERERGVAQQAAQRQPLEQELGVQQRNITEPGEAAATQRLRTAWTKYREQFDIFLQERDRESARTRYFESLAPEFQEAKAAASSVLALNQDAMVRKNDRLRQQSERVNTLMVFAVVAALGFGLFFTTSLVQRALRPVSVLSQAVRRLGQGDGEARAVVEGRDEIASLARDFNTMAERLGQYRKSSLGELLQAQAVSQAAIDSLPDPVLVLGAEGGLLNVNAAAEEVLRLRLDEGGDALGRVEPEVRAVLERVRAHVVGGRGAYQPRGYEEAVRVEASPEGVRWLLPRGSPVHGETGDVVGATLILQDVTRLRRFDELKNDLVATVAHEFRTPLTSLRMAIHLVAEGVVGQVTEKQADLLFAAREDCERLQVIVDDLLDLSRIQSGQLQLDVREVRTEELVEHALAAQRTLAEDRGVRLSQSLSPDVETVRVDPDRLHLVLSNLVGNGVKHTPPEGEVSVRVSREEAHVRFEVRDTGEGIPAQEQARIFEKFYRAPGAPVGGAGLGLSIARDIVQAHGGELGVVSTPGQGSTFWFTLPQPGQD
- a CDS encoding hemerythrin domain-containing protein; the encoded protein is MNLIDVLIQQHRDAEALFEAWRHAPDDEKPQLCLRLAETLTLHSAIEERWVYPVARGVVDGPSIDFAVEEHGEMTQLLSDLLHVRHDARRREATVHQLEAVVAQHMAEEERAVLPRLRKMDSSAFGLSSDEIIRSASDARREAMRQLETSAPV
- a CDS encoding sigma-54-dependent transcriptional regulator, with the translated sequence MRVLVVDDERNIRHTLRVCLEGLGCEVREAATPEAALAALAQGPADLAFVDLRLGNASGLELLPRLLAESPALDVILITAYATFDTAVEAVKRGARDYLPKPFTPAQIRHVLERAKAQRELSSHLGDLEGQLAQAVPEATLETASPAMHAAIGFITRAATSDAAVLLRGESGTGKGVLARALHSMSARRKRPFVTINCPTLSEQLLASELFGHARGAFTGAVKDQPGRVEQAEGGTLFLDEVAEMSPSLQAQLLRFLQEKQFERLGESRTRKADVRVVAATHRDLEKDVAEGRFREDLMYRLNVLEVKLPSLRERPEDLIPLARRFVAFFAKAAQRPAPELSPATEAMLRAYAWPGNVRELRNALERALIVGASGVVEPQAFPERIASAVGPGVSLGGPHTLEEVEREHILRVMASVPTLDEAARLLGIDASTLWRKRKKYEADAKPEA
- a CDS encoding methyl-accepting chemotaxis protein gives rise to the protein MALRLKQKMMVLPVVAAVFLVAIVAVTVVLGSRTRNASERIGSSLAPSVSQAQTSRAGFAALHQDVGDAVALHAVKQQTLDAQVTELNKGFEALRALPDVDGPKVQALQDAFTRYWQEASQVVALAARNDTSAENALGKLEPAYREVHSGLESITAQQEASQREAFMEVSSLHGTTLTWVLVLSVACILALAVATVWLLREVTTPLARLTATATRIVREGNLSLAIDTSAQDEVGELARSIQTLMTRLGAVPNTLHSVVTELTAAAARLNAASHEQLNFLTSQSRSLTEASSTIAEIAQTSGMAASRAEMVLKVAAQADAYSASGQVSIERSAEGLQQIRARVGALVGSIGVLSEQAVHAGEIIGSVKDLADQSNVLALNAAIEAARAGEEGRGFAVVAKEMRALSSQSLQSTQRIGKILLEINQAIRETVGIAEGDSQKMEEGIEQVLASASTLKDITQVVQESSQAARQIVASVTQQNAGITQMTEVVTQLSEMMSDVVMATSNAEQAVGQINTSLGKLQELSTTFRV